A genome region from Streptomyces sp. NBC_01296 includes the following:
- the kdpF gene encoding K(+)-transporting ATPase subunit F, whose amino-acid sequence MNAENIVGLVVAVSLLGYLVLALVYPERF is encoded by the coding sequence GTGAACGCCGAAAACATCGTCGGCCTCGTCGTGGCCGTCTCCCTGCTCGGATACCTCGTCCTCGCCCTTGTGTACCCGGAGAGGTTCTAG
- a CDS encoding lytic polysaccharide monooxygenase auxiliary activity family 9 protein has translation MQQSHPADLRAVATYRDDGDVKLEGISLTWQIGANAPDQGTTEPSDWNNGRPDYPHHYEVWLDGRPAQTVDLYWAAWYPHWQSANRHWVCLGEAPAREYRVKVRARHADGAWGPFTDEVTVDTSTSTPYNVHIPQRAEERGDDGRERHGSLEFPVSRAIRAIRDEDDAPICQKARELNTSTTWQEVVPPGTAGNPPWNEARGYLEYRKFFQGADVASAANPAFQGLDLPGGDGLGDWPTSTLEAVDGRHTFTYNYRQNHMGPKWTHQWFITTEDWDPAQGISWDVLEPTPFMVEYHGGGTHADQQLHYTTEALASRQGRHAIVNIWGGGDAGHDFKGEFFVSVSDVEFR, from the coding sequence ATGCAGCAGTCTCACCCGGCGGACCTGCGCGCGGTGGCGACCTACCGCGATGACGGTGACGTCAAGCTTGAAGGCATCTCACTCACCTGGCAGATCGGCGCGAACGCCCCCGACCAGGGCACCACGGAGCCGTCCGACTGGAACAACGGGCGCCCGGACTACCCGCACCACTACGAGGTGTGGCTGGACGGGCGTCCCGCGCAGACGGTGGACCTGTACTGGGCGGCCTGGTATCCGCACTGGCAGTCGGCCAACCGGCACTGGGTGTGCCTCGGAGAGGCCCCTGCTCGCGAGTACCGGGTGAAGGTCCGGGCCCGGCACGCCGACGGCGCCTGGGGGCCGTTCACGGATGAGGTCACCGTCGACACGTCCACGTCCACGCCCTACAACGTGCACATCCCCCAGCGCGCCGAGGAGCGTGGGGATGACGGCCGGGAGCGGCACGGGAGTCTGGAGTTCCCGGTCAGCCGGGCGATCCGGGCGATCCGTGACGAGGACGATGCGCCGATCTGCCAGAAGGCGCGCGAGTTGAACACCTCGACCACCTGGCAGGAAGTGGTGCCTCCCGGCACGGCCGGCAACCCGCCGTGGAACGAGGCCCGCGGGTACCTGGAGTACCGCAAGTTCTTCCAGGGCGCCGACGTGGCATCGGCAGCGAATCCCGCCTTCCAGGGCCTGGACCTGCCCGGCGGGGACGGCCTGGGTGACTGGCCGACCAGCACGCTAGAGGCCGTCGACGGCCGACACACCTTCACCTACAACTACAGGCAGAACCACATGGGCCCGAAGTGGACTCACCAGTGGTTCATCACCACAGAGGACTGGGACCCGGCCCAAGGAATCTCCTGGGACGTGCTGGAGCCGACGCCCTTCATGGTCGAGTACCACGGCGGCGGCACCCACGCCGACCAGCAGCTGCACTACACGACCGAGGCACTGGCATCCCGGCAGGGACGGCACGCCATCGTCAACATCTGGGGCGGCGGCGACGCCGGACACGATTTCAAGGGCGAGTTCTTCGTCAGCGTCTCCGACGTCGAATTCCGCTAG
- the kdpB gene encoding potassium-transporting ATPase subunit KdpB, with protein sequence MPPAAAQHVPPGLGTPPRTPTNRPSRKRSGQVNVVDPELLAASAREAVGKLHPRELVKKPVLFVVAVGSVLTTLSALIHPSVFTWVISVWLWLTVLFANLAEAVAEGRGRAQAESLRKARTDTVAVRLNHWTYGANLNRAETEVVTPAELQPFDFVLVEAGELIPADGDVVDGAAMVDESAVTGESAPVLRESGGDRSGVTGGTTVLSDSIVVRVTSRPGNSFIDRMIALVEGATRQKTPNEIALNILLAALTVIFILVVVAIQPMAAYAHAAQSTTVLVALLVTLIPTTIGALLSAIGIAGMDRLVQRNVIAMSGRAVEAAGDVNTLLLDKTGTITLGNREAAAFIPLPGVDHIKLADAAQLSSLADETPEGRSVVALAQQYGLQPAAAEDLSNPRFTEFSARTRMSGVNLSWDNGAGCAIRKGATAQVCDWVTMRGGTVPPEAAAWSATVSESGGTPLLVAVHDWDGPRVLGIIHLKDVVKEGIRERFEELRQMGIRTVMVTGDNELTARAIAAEAGVDEYLAEATPEDKLALIRREQAGGKLVAMTGDGTNDAPALAQADVGVAMNTGTSAAKEAGNMVDLDSNPTKLIDIVEIGKQLLITRGALTTFSITNDVAKYFAIIPAMFTAAYPGLESLNIMGLSSPTSAITSAIIFNALIIVALIPLALRGVRYRPASAHDLLRRNLGVYGLGGLILPFVGIKLIDLLVSTIPGLG encoded by the coding sequence ATGCCTCCCGCCGCCGCGCAGCACGTTCCTCCGGGTCTCGGGACACCTCCGCGGACTCCGACCAACCGACCCTCCCGGAAACGCTCCGGCCAGGTGAACGTGGTGGACCCCGAGCTCCTCGCCGCCTCTGCACGGGAGGCCGTCGGCAAGCTCCACCCGCGCGAACTGGTCAAGAAACCGGTGCTGTTCGTCGTCGCCGTAGGATCCGTGCTGACCACGCTCTCGGCGCTCATCCACCCGTCCGTCTTCACCTGGGTGATCAGCGTCTGGCTCTGGCTGACGGTCCTGTTCGCCAACCTCGCCGAGGCCGTTGCCGAGGGCCGGGGCCGCGCCCAGGCCGAATCGCTGCGCAAGGCGCGTACGGACACGGTCGCGGTGCGGCTGAACCACTGGACGTACGGGGCGAACCTGAACCGGGCCGAGACCGAGGTGGTCACGCCGGCCGAGCTCCAGCCCTTCGACTTCGTCCTCGTCGAGGCCGGCGAGCTGATCCCGGCCGACGGCGACGTGGTCGACGGGGCCGCGATGGTGGACGAGTCGGCCGTCACCGGCGAATCGGCCCCCGTGTTGCGGGAATCGGGCGGCGACCGGTCCGGTGTCACCGGCGGTACGACCGTGTTGTCCGACTCGATCGTCGTACGGGTCACCTCGCGCCCGGGGAACAGCTTCATCGACCGCATGATCGCCCTGGTCGAGGGCGCCACCCGGCAGAAGACCCCGAACGAGATCGCGCTGAACATCCTGTTGGCCGCCCTGACCGTCATCTTCATCCTGGTGGTCGTCGCCATTCAGCCGATGGCCGCTTATGCGCACGCTGCACAGTCCACGACCGTCCTGGTCGCCCTCCTCGTCACCCTCATCCCCACCACGATCGGCGCGCTCCTGTCGGCGATCGGCATCGCCGGCATGGACCGGCTGGTCCAGCGGAATGTCATCGCGATGAGCGGACGAGCCGTCGAGGCGGCCGGCGACGTCAACACCCTGCTGCTCGACAAGACCGGAACCATCACTCTCGGCAACCGCGAGGCCGCGGCGTTCATCCCGCTGCCCGGCGTGGACCACATCAAGCTTGCGGACGCCGCCCAGCTGTCCTCGCTCGCCGACGAAACGCCCGAGGGTCGGTCCGTCGTCGCTCTAGCCCAGCAGTACGGGCTTCAGCCGGCCGCCGCGGAGGACCTCAGCAATCCGCGGTTCACCGAGTTCAGCGCCCGGACCCGGATGAGCGGCGTCAACCTGAGCTGGGACAACGGCGCCGGCTGCGCCATCCGCAAAGGGGCGACGGCTCAGGTCTGCGACTGGGTGACGATGCGCGGGGGGACCGTACCGCCGGAAGCAGCGGCGTGGTCGGCCACCGTGTCGGAGTCCGGGGGCACGCCTCTGCTGGTGGCGGTCCACGACTGGGACGGCCCGAGGGTGCTCGGGATCATTCACCTCAAGGACGTGGTCAAGGAGGGGATCCGGGAGCGCTTCGAGGAGCTGCGCCAGATGGGGATCCGTACGGTCATGGTGACGGGCGACAACGAGCTGACGGCCCGCGCCATCGCCGCCGAGGCCGGTGTCGACGAGTACCTGGCGGAAGCCACCCCCGAGGACAAGCTGGCTCTCATCAGGCGGGAGCAGGCGGGCGGCAAGCTCGTCGCGATGACGGGCGACGGCACCAATGACGCCCCGGCCCTCGCGCAGGCGGACGTCGGCGTGGCCATGAACACCGGTACCTCGGCCGCCAAGGAGGCAGGGAACATGGTGGACCTGGACTCCAACCCCACCAAGCTCATCGACATCGTCGAGATCGGCAAGCAGCTCCTCATCACCCGAGGCGCGCTCACCACGTTCTCCATCACGAACGACGTCGCGAAGTACTTCGCGATCATCCCCGCCATGTTCACCGCGGCCTACCCGGGACTCGAATCCCTCAACATCATGGGCCTGAGCAGCCCGACCTCCGCCATCACCTCGGCGATCATCTTCAACGCCCTGATCATCGTCGCCCTCATCCCGCTGGCCCTGCGCGGCGTCCGCTACCGCCCCGCCTCCGCACACGACCTGCTGCGCCGTAACCTCGGCGTCTACGGCCTCGGCGGCCTGATCCTGCCGTTCGTCGGCATCAAGCTCATCGACCTGCTGGTGTCCACCATCCCCGGCCTCGGCTGA
- the lysA gene encoding diaminopimelate decarboxylase, whose amino-acid sequence MVATAVLSEGKARADDLSIWPASTTQVSHGGLAVGGVSLAEIAERFDTPAYVLDEGEVRERCRTYRDAFPEADVLYAAKAFLSRAMVRWVDEEGLGLDVCSAGELELAVTAGFPPDRIVLHGNAKSPRDLEAALRLGVGRIVIDSPSEIARIAAAVGPGTRQKVMVRVVPGVAAGGHDKIRTGTGDQKFGLSLTDGGAQHAITRVLGQSRLELTGLHCHIGSQISDVKPYLVALRRMVGLMARVRDAHGVVLAELDMGGGHGIAYRPGEPALDLTTVALRMRAELIEGCAAAGLTVPRLVVEPGRAIVGPAGVALYRVLAVKHTGEKVFVAVDGGMSDNPRPALYGVRYAPRLIGRASTAGPRTATVVGRHCQAGDILAADVELPRDIHPGDLLAVPVAGAYQLSMASGYNLVGRPAVIAVHEGAARMLVRRETLKDVRSRNIGG is encoded by the coding sequence ATGGTGGCCACAGCCGTTCTGTCCGAGGGCAAGGCCAGAGCGGATGATCTGTCGATCTGGCCTGCATCCACGACTCAGGTATCGCATGGTGGGCTGGCCGTCGGCGGAGTATCGCTGGCAGAGATCGCCGAGCGGTTCGACACTCCGGCCTATGTCCTGGACGAGGGCGAGGTCCGCGAGCGCTGTCGAACCTATCGCGATGCGTTCCCCGAAGCCGACGTCCTGTACGCCGCCAAGGCGTTCCTCTCCCGTGCCATGGTGCGCTGGGTCGATGAGGAGGGCCTGGGGCTCGACGTGTGCTCGGCGGGTGAGTTGGAGCTCGCCGTCACCGCCGGTTTCCCGCCCGACCGCATCGTGCTGCACGGCAATGCCAAGTCACCCCGCGACCTGGAGGCGGCGCTGCGCCTCGGCGTGGGGCGGATCGTCATCGACAGCCCATCCGAGATCGCGAGGATCGCGGCCGCCGTCGGCCCCGGCACGCGCCAGAAGGTCATGGTGCGGGTGGTGCCGGGCGTCGCGGCCGGCGGACACGACAAGATCCGTACCGGTACCGGCGACCAGAAGTTCGGTCTCTCCCTCACCGACGGGGGCGCACAGCACGCAATCACCCGGGTACTCGGTCAGTCGCGGCTCGAACTCACCGGGCTGCACTGCCACATCGGCTCCCAGATCTCCGACGTGAAGCCCTATCTGGTGGCGCTGCGCCGCATGGTCGGGCTGATGGCCCGTGTCCGTGACGCTCACGGGGTCGTCCTGGCCGAGCTGGACATGGGCGGTGGCCACGGCATCGCGTACCGGCCCGGCGAACCCGCCCTCGACCTCACGACGGTGGCACTCAGGATGCGCGCCGAGCTCATCGAAGGCTGCGCGGCCGCCGGGCTGACCGTACCCCGGCTCGTCGTCGAGCCCGGGCGGGCCATCGTGGGACCGGCCGGAGTGGCCCTGTACCGGGTGCTCGCCGTCAAGCACACCGGCGAGAAGGTGTTCGTCGCCGTCGACGGAGGCATGAGCGACAACCCGCGGCCCGCCCTGTACGGGGTGCGCTACGCGCCCCGTCTGATCGGCCGCGCCTCGACGGCCGGACCCCGTACGGCCACGGTCGTCGGCCGGCACTGCCAGGCCGGCGACATCCTCGCGGCCGACGTGGAACTGCCCCGCGACATCCACCCCGGCGACCTGCTCGCCGTACCGGTGGCGGGTGCGTACCAGCTGTCCATGGCTTCCGGCTACAACCTCGTGGGCCGCCCCGCGGTCATCGCGGTCCACGAGGGCGCGGCCCGGATGCTTGTCCGGCGCGAGACGCTCAAGGACGTCCGCAGCCGGAACATCGGCGGCTAG
- a CDS encoding APC family permease, whose protein sequence is MSIDMGEPSTAGQAPGTEEPPDTGVRTPAAGDRHRLTALQGLAALSLDAMASVAYGPESIVLVLAAAGAYGMGFTLPVTLAIAALLAVLVASYRQVIAAFPDGGGSYAVAKKHLGRRTSLVAAASLILDYVLNVAVSVTAGVAALTSAFPELSGERVWICLGILVLVTAVNLRGVVESAKAFLVPTAVFVGSILAMVVVGLFRDGPVSTVSAAGHASALGEGATTVGALLLLKAFAAGCSALTGVEAVANAVPSFRAPAARRAQRTEVALGALLGVMLIGLSILIGRFHLQPVEGVTVLAQLADASFGHNLAFYVVQFATMVLLALAANTSFGGLPVLMSLLARDNHLPHVFALKADRQVHRHGVVWLALVSALLLVFSGGDTNTLVPLFAIGVFIGFTICQVGMVRHWYGERPRGWQAKAALNGLGALLTGVSAVVVTATKFTEGAWIIVLALPLLVLGFEKIHRAYTEIGERLELGRIPQAPRRSGSVVVVPVSGLSRLTSQALTAARSLGDDVLAVTVTHPTPEDRQTAEALRRDWELWKPGVELIELSSETRSLGRPLAAYVRKLSQSHPDAQVTVLIPETEPAHLWQRLLQNQRGSVVAHAVRRDTDAVICRLRFRITADAR, encoded by the coding sequence ATGTCCATAGACATGGGAGAGCCGAGCACGGCAGGACAGGCCCCCGGCACGGAGGAACCTCCTGATACCGGCGTACGGACACCGGCGGCTGGGGACCGGCACCGGCTGACCGCCCTCCAGGGACTGGCCGCGCTGTCGCTGGACGCCATGGCATCCGTGGCGTACGGGCCGGAGTCGATCGTGCTCGTCCTGGCCGCGGCCGGTGCCTATGGGATGGGTTTCACCCTCCCCGTCACCCTGGCGATCGCCGCCCTGCTGGCGGTGCTGGTGGCCTCGTACCGGCAGGTCATCGCCGCGTTCCCGGACGGCGGCGGCTCGTACGCCGTGGCCAAGAAGCACCTCGGCCGACGTACGAGTCTGGTCGCCGCGGCCTCGCTGATCCTGGACTACGTCCTGAACGTGGCCGTGTCCGTCACGGCCGGTGTGGCCGCCCTGACCTCGGCGTTCCCGGAGCTGTCCGGGGAGCGGGTGTGGATCTGCCTGGGCATCCTGGTTCTGGTCACCGCGGTGAACCTGCGCGGGGTCGTGGAATCCGCCAAGGCGTTCCTCGTACCCACCGCCGTGTTCGTCGGGTCGATCCTCGCGATGGTCGTCGTGGGACTCTTCCGCGACGGTCCCGTCAGCACCGTCTCCGCTGCCGGGCACGCCTCCGCCCTCGGCGAGGGCGCGACCACCGTCGGCGCGCTCCTGCTGCTGAAGGCCTTCGCCGCCGGCTGTTCGGCCCTGACCGGCGTCGAGGCCGTCGCCAACGCAGTGCCCTCGTTCCGGGCCCCGGCCGCCCGCCGCGCCCAGCGCACCGAGGTCGCCCTCGGCGCGCTCCTGGGCGTGATGCTGATCGGCCTGTCGATCCTCATCGGCCGCTTCCACCTCCAGCCCGTCGAGGGTGTCACCGTCCTCGCCCAGCTCGCGGACGCCTCCTTCGGCCACAACCTCGCCTTCTACGTGGTCCAGTTCGCCACCATGGTGCTGCTCGCGCTGGCCGCGAACACCTCCTTCGGCGGGCTGCCCGTCCTGATGAGCCTCCTGGCCCGCGACAACCACCTGCCGCACGTCTTCGCCCTCAAGGCCGACCGCCAGGTCCACCGCCACGGCGTGGTCTGGCTGGCGCTTGTCTCGGCCCTCCTGCTCGTCTTCTCCGGCGGCGACACCAACACCCTCGTCCCGCTCTTCGCCATCGGCGTCTTCATCGGCTTCACCATCTGCCAGGTCGGCATGGTCCGGCACTGGTACGGGGAGCGGCCGCGGGGCTGGCAGGCGAAGGCGGCGCTCAACGGCTTGGGCGCCCTGCTGACCGGGGTCTCGGCCGTCGTCGTCACCGCCACCAAGTTCACCGAGGGCGCCTGGATCATCGTCCTCGCCCTGCCGCTGCTCGTTCTCGGCTTCGAGAAGATCCACCGCGCGTACACCGAGATCGGCGAACGCCTGGAGCTCGGCCGGATTCCGCAGGCCCCGCGGCGCTCCGGCTCCGTGGTCGTGGTCCCCGTCTCCGGTCTGTCCCGCCTGACCAGCCAGGCCCTCACCGCCGCCCGCTCACTCGGCGATGACGTCCTCGCCGTCACCGTCACCCACCCGACCCCCGAGGACCGCCAGACCGCTGAAGCCCTCAGGCGTGACTGGGAGTTGTGGAAGCCCGGCGTCGAACTGATCGAGCTTTCCTCGGAAACACGCTCCCTCGGCCGCCCCCTGGCGGCGTACGTGCGGAAGCTGTCCCAGTCCCACCCGGACGCCCAGGTGACCGTCCTGATCCCGGAGACCGAACCGGCCCACCTGTGGCAGCGGCTGCTCCAGAACCAGCGCGGCTCCGTCGTGGCCCACGCGGTCCGCCGCGACACCGACGCGGTGATCTGCCGGCTGCGCTTCCGTATCACGGCCGACGCACGCTGA
- a CDS encoding amino acid transporter yields the protein MATPARSSRLRAWMLEGLTAQTSSPAAKEAAAQPHGRPWWRVMCLTGLDYFSTLGYQPGIAFLAAGLLSPLATIVLVLLTLFGALPVYRRVAEESPHGEGSIAMLERLLTFWKGKLFVLTLLGFAATDFLITITLSAADATAHLVENPHLTSTLHGHEVLITLIMIALLGAVFLKGFSEAIGVAVVLVATYLSLNVVVVAVGLWNVFAEPQVITDWTTALTAEHGNVFMMIAIALVVFPKLALGLSGFETGVAVMPHVHGDADDTEEKPAGRIRGAKKLLTTAAVIMSVFLICSSLITTLLIPAAQFQPGGEANGRALAYLAHEYLGSAFGTVYDISTILILWFAGASAMAGLLNLMPRYLPRYGMAPHWARALRPMVIVFTLIAFLVTWIFDADVDAQGGAYATGVLVLITSAAVAVTIAARRAGERGWTIGFGIISAVFIYTTAVNVVERPDGVKIGACFIGGIMALSLLSRLARVFELRVTHVEFDDMAQRFIRDTANRTIRFIANEPDNRDLDEYRLKKAQIRADNDIPAEDDVMFVEVTVLDASEFESGMRVRGEVLHGRYRVLTLESSSIPNALAALLLHVRDETGQRPHIYFEWTEGNPMANFFRFFLFGQGEVAPVTREVIREAEPDRARRPHVHAG from the coding sequence ATGGCCACCCCTGCCCGCTCCTCGCGCCTGCGCGCGTGGATGCTGGAAGGCTTGACCGCCCAGACGAGTTCGCCCGCCGCCAAGGAGGCGGCGGCCCAGCCCCACGGCCGGCCGTGGTGGCGCGTCATGTGCCTGACCGGTCTCGACTACTTCTCCACCCTCGGCTACCAGCCTGGCATCGCGTTCCTGGCGGCCGGTCTGCTGTCGCCGCTGGCGACCATCGTGCTCGTGTTGTTGACCCTGTTCGGCGCGCTGCCCGTCTACCGGCGGGTGGCCGAGGAGAGCCCGCACGGCGAGGGTTCCATCGCCATGCTGGAGCGGCTGCTCACCTTCTGGAAGGGGAAGCTGTTCGTCCTGACCCTGCTCGGATTCGCGGCGACCGACTTCCTGATCACCATCACCCTCTCGGCTGCGGACGCGACCGCGCACCTGGTGGAGAACCCGCACCTGACCTCCACCCTGCACGGCCACGAGGTGCTGATCACCCTGATCATGATCGCGCTCCTGGGTGCGGTGTTCCTCAAGGGGTTCAGCGAGGCCATCGGCGTCGCGGTGGTCCTGGTGGCCACCTATCTCAGCCTGAACGTCGTCGTGGTGGCGGTGGGGTTGTGGAACGTGTTCGCCGAACCGCAGGTCATCACCGACTGGACGACCGCGCTGACCGCCGAGCACGGCAACGTTTTCATGATGATCGCCATCGCTCTCGTCGTGTTCCCGAAGCTCGCGCTCGGCCTCTCCGGGTTCGAGACCGGCGTGGCGGTCATGCCGCACGTCCACGGCGACGCGGACGACACCGAGGAGAAGCCCGCTGGCCGGATCCGTGGTGCGAAGAAGCTGCTGACCACGGCCGCCGTGATCATGAGCGTCTTCCTGATCTGCTCCAGCCTGATCACCACCCTGCTGATCCCGGCCGCCCAGTTCCAGCCGGGCGGCGAGGCCAACGGCCGCGCCCTCGCCTATCTGGCGCACGAGTACCTGGGTTCTGCCTTCGGCACGGTCTACGACATCTCGACGATCCTGATCCTGTGGTTCGCCGGCGCCTCCGCGATGGCGGGCCTGCTGAACCTCATGCCGCGCTACCTGCCCCGCTACGGCATGGCCCCGCACTGGGCCCGCGCCCTGCGCCCGATGGTCATCGTGTTCACCCTGATCGCCTTCCTGGTGACGTGGATCTTCGACGCCGACGTCGACGCCCAGGGCGGCGCGTACGCCACCGGTGTCCTCGTCCTGATCACCTCGGCGGCCGTCGCCGTGACCATCGCCGCCCGCCGGGCCGGCGAGCGCGGCTGGACGATCGGCTTCGGCATCATCTCGGCCGTCTTCATCTACACCACCGCCGTCAACGTCGTGGAGCGCCCCGACGGCGTGAAGATCGGCGCCTGCTTCATCGGCGGCATCATGGCGCTGTCCCTCCTGTCCCGGCTCGCCCGGGTCTTCGAGCTGCGCGTCACGCACGTGGAGTTCGACGACATGGCGCAGCGGTTCATCCGTGACACGGCCAACCGCACGATCCGTTTCATCGCCAACGAGCCCGACAACCGGGACCTCGACGAGTACCGGCTGAAGAAGGCGCAGATCCGCGCGGACAACGACATCCCGGCCGAGGACGACGTCATGTTCGTCGAGGTCACCGTCCTGGACGCGTCGGAGTTCGAATCCGGCATGCGGGTGCGCGGTGAAGTCCTGCACGGCCGCTACCGCGTCCTGACCCTGGAGAGCTCCAGCATCCCCAACGCGCTGGCCGCCCTGCTCCTGCACGTACGGGACGAGACCGGGCAGCGGCCGCACATCTACTTCGAGTGGACCGAGGGCAACCCGATGGCCAACTTCTTCCGTTTCTTCCTCTTCGGGCAGGGCGAGGTCGCCCCCGTCACCCGCGAGGTCATCCGCGAGGCCGAACCCGACCGCGCCCGCCGCCCCCACGTCCACGCCGGCTGA
- a CDS encoding DUF4118 domain-containing protein → MSGYRFHDTAALLAALVVPFLVAFVLVPFRTDLSAPNAALILAVAVVAVAAVGTRVAGAAAALSAAVWFDFFLTEPYQRFVIADRDDIETAVLLLVVGLIVSQLAVRARRLQTTVITDAAHLSSLQGTARLTEDGRSPEAVVEYVRRELVGLLGLRGCRFEYGTLMGNLPRLGHEGGLWLHRPGRVTEYADWPDGETELRVVGGGHYYGRFLLDPLPGPLPPEQDRLVAVALAAQAGAALDTAGLSHQG, encoded by the coding sequence ATGTCCGGGTATCGATTTCACGACACGGCCGCCTTGCTCGCGGCCCTCGTGGTCCCGTTCCTCGTGGCGTTCGTACTCGTGCCCTTCCGCACGGATCTTTCGGCGCCGAACGCGGCTCTGATCCTTGCCGTCGCGGTGGTAGCGGTTGCCGCCGTCGGTACACGTGTCGCCGGAGCGGCGGCCGCGCTGTCGGCGGCCGTCTGGTTCGACTTCTTCCTGACCGAGCCCTATCAGCGGTTCGTGATCGCTGACCGCGACGACATCGAGACGGCGGTCCTGCTGCTTGTTGTCGGCCTGATCGTCTCGCAGCTGGCGGTACGCGCACGCCGGCTCCAGACGACCGTGATCACCGACGCCGCCCATCTGTCGAGCCTCCAGGGAACCGCCCGGCTGACCGAGGACGGCCGCTCGCCGGAGGCGGTGGTCGAGTACGTACGCCGGGAACTCGTCGGCCTGCTGGGGCTGCGCGGCTGCCGCTTCGAATACGGAACCCTGATGGGAAACCTGCCGCGCCTTGGGCACGAGGGCGGCCTGTGGCTGCACCGCCCGGGCCGGGTGACGGAGTACGCCGACTGGCCGGACGGCGAGACCGAACTGCGAGTCGTCGGCGGCGGGCACTACTACGGCCGCTTCCTGCTGGATCCCCTCCCCGGCCCGCTGCCCCCGGAACAGGACCGCCTGGTGGCCGTCGCGCTGGCCGCACAGGCAGGCGCCGCCCTGGACACGGCCGGCCTGTCCCACCAGGGCTGA
- a CDS encoding SAV_915 family protein, with protein MCLFQYDDDPEPEEQDPAGPLYVPVRPGGAEVVVRLFRTPLGARTAVGYTSPDRLVAALGVEQPWIRLSESSLRAMAEPLGVSLLTVDPTFTAPAVAAGPPVAAPLPQASPIAARVA; from the coding sequence ATGTGTTTGTTCCAGTACGACGACGATCCCGAGCCTGAAGAACAGGACCCGGCCGGACCTCTGTACGTGCCTGTCCGGCCGGGAGGAGCAGAGGTGGTGGTGCGCCTGTTCCGCACCCCGCTGGGAGCTCGCACCGCCGTCGGCTACACCAGCCCGGACCGTCTGGTCGCTGCACTCGGCGTCGAGCAGCCGTGGATCCGGCTCTCCGAGTCCTCGCTCCGCGCGATGGCCGAGCCGCTCGGTGTATCCCTTCTGACCGTCGACCCGACATTCACCGCTCCGGCGGTCGCCGCGGGACCTCCGGTCGCGGCTCCACTGCCCCAGGCCTCCCCGATCGCAGCCCGGGTCGCCTGA
- the kdpF gene encoding K(+)-transporting ATPase subunit F yields MEAENVVGLVIALALLGYLVVALIRPEKF; encoded by the coding sequence ATGGAAGCGGAGAACGTGGTCGGGCTGGTCATCGCCCTTGCTCTGCTCGGCTATCTCGTGGTCGCACTGATCAGGCCCGAGAAGTTCTGA